In a single window of the Mesorhizobium shangrilense genome:
- a CDS encoding flagellar basal body-associated FliL family protein has protein sequence MAVIDQEPAAKKGPSLIIQLAVLLAMTGVAIGGGWFAGGYMRGSQPSMPSKTESPVGAEPGHDAGAAGANEAAGDRAAPAQLTIVPLAPITTNLAQPADTWVRMELSLVFDNAPEDPGLADAIHQDLITYVRTLKLHQIEGASGFLHLRTDLEERARLRSQGTVKRVLIRTFLLE, from the coding sequence GTGGCCGTAATCGATCAGGAACCCGCAGCGAAGAAGGGGCCGTCGCTGATCATCCAGCTTGCCGTGCTGCTGGCGATGACCGGCGTCGCCATCGGCGGAGGATGGTTCGCTGGAGGCTACATGCGCGGCAGCCAGCCTTCGATGCCGAGCAAGACTGAAAGCCCTGTTGGTGCGGAACCTGGCCATGACGCGGGGGCGGCCGGCGCCAATGAGGCCGCGGGGGACCGCGCCGCACCGGCTCAACTGACGATCGTTCCGCTCGCCCCCATCACCACCAATCTTGCTCAGCCCGCCGACACCTGGGTTCGCATGGAGCTTTCGCTTGTCTTCGACAACGCTCCGGAGGATCCGGGCCTCGCCGATGCCATCCACCAGGACCTGATCACCTACGTGCGCACGCTGAAACTGCATCAGATCGAGGGAGCCAGCGGCTTCCTCCACCTGCGCACGGACCTGGAGGAGCGGGCCCGATTGCGCAGCCAGGGCACGGTGAAGCGCGTTCTCATCCGCACCTTCCTGCTCGAATGA
- the fliP gene encoding flagellar type III secretion system pore protein FliP (The bacterial flagellar biogenesis protein FliP forms a type III secretion system (T3SS)-type pore required for flagellar assembly.) → MKKLVLTFALLLAGSSATFAQQIDLGGIAQADGTTVGYIIQMFGLLTILSVAPGLLIMTTSFTRFIIAFSILRAGIGLQTTPANLVLISLSLFMTFYVMAPTFDQAWTNGVRPLMDNQITQAEAVDRISSPFRDFMVKNVREKDFNLFADLARERGQTVSTVSVDLRILVPAFMISEIRRGFEIGFLIVLPFLVIDLIVSTITMAMGMMMLPPTVVSLPFKILFFVLIDGWNLLVGSLVRSFT, encoded by the coding sequence ATGAAAAAGCTCGTCCTCACCTTCGCATTGCTGCTGGCAGGCAGCAGCGCCACGTTCGCCCAGCAGATCGACCTCGGCGGCATCGCCCAGGCCGACGGGACGACGGTAGGCTACATCATCCAGATGTTCGGCCTGTTGACCATCCTGTCGGTAGCGCCGGGGCTGCTCATCATGACGACGAGCTTCACGCGCTTCATCATCGCGTTCTCGATCCTGCGCGCCGGCATCGGATTGCAGACGACGCCCGCCAATCTTGTGCTAATCAGCCTCTCGCTGTTCATGACCTTCTACGTGATGGCGCCGACGTTCGACCAGGCGTGGACCAACGGCGTGCGTCCCCTGATGGACAACCAGATCACGCAGGCGGAGGCGGTCGACCGCATCTCCAGCCCGTTCCGCGACTTCATGGTGAAGAACGTCCGCGAGAAGGACTTCAACCTCTTTGCCGACCTGGCGCGGGAACGCGGCCAGACCGTCTCGACGGTATCGGTCGACCTGCGCATCCTCGTCCCCGCCTTCATGATCTCCGAAATTCGACGCGGCTTCGAGATCGGCTTCCTGATCGTGCTTCCCTTCCTCGTCATCGACCTCATCGTGTCCACCATCACCATGGCGATGGGCATGATGATGTTGCCGCCGACCGTGGTATCGCTGCCGTTCAAGATCTTGTTCTTCGTGCTGATCGACGGCTGGAACCTCCTGGTGGGCAGCCTCGTTCGATCATTCACCTGA